The Deltaproteobacteria bacterium genome window below encodes:
- a CDS encoding adenosylhomocysteinase: MNYKVADIKLADAGRLKIEWAESRMPVLMQLREQGKKDKPLAGMRIAGCLHVTKETAVLVRTLIAAGAEVSWSGCNPLSTNDEVAAALAAEGVPVYAWHGLSTEEFYWCIERTLDFQPTLTLDDGADLIFTIHNKHPDLAAKVIGGTEETTTGVHRLRAMAADGKLKYPVYAVNDSETKWDFDNVYGTGQSSLDGILRASSVLLAGKTFVVGGYGHCGRGVAMRAKGMGANVVVTEVKPTAALKAVLEGFRVMPMDEAAKIGDIFITATGMKDVIVGRHFDVMKDGALVCNTGHYDCEINLEDLAQRAKGKREIRANNEEYTLADGRRIYVLGQGRLINLAAAEGHPSEVMDMSFANQYLALCRLAQGKEKLENKVYELPPELDQELAGIKLSTMGIAIDQLTPEQIAYETDYAAGT; this comes from the coding sequence ATGAATTACAAGGTTGCCGACATCAAGCTCGCCGACGCCGGTCGGCTCAAGATCGAGTGGGCGGAGTCGCGGATGCCCGTGTTGATGCAACTCCGCGAGCAGGGCAAGAAGGACAAGCCGCTGGCCGGTATGCGCATCGCGGGGTGCCTGCACGTCACGAAGGAGACCGCGGTGCTCGTGCGCACGCTCATCGCCGCGGGCGCCGAAGTGAGCTGGTCGGGCTGCAATCCGCTGTCGACCAACGACGAGGTCGCGGCCGCGCTCGCCGCCGAGGGCGTGCCGGTGTACGCGTGGCACGGCCTGTCGACCGAGGAGTTTTACTGGTGTATCGAGCGGACGCTCGACTTCCAGCCGACGCTGACCCTCGACGACGGCGCCGATCTCATCTTCACGATCCACAACAAGCACCCGGACCTCGCGGCCAAGGTGATCGGCGGCACGGAGGAGACCACCACGGGGGTCCACCGGCTGCGCGCGATGGCGGCCGACGGCAAGCTGAAGTACCCGGTCTACGCGGTCAACGACAGCGAGACCAAGTGGGATTTCGACAACGTCTACGGAACGGGACAGTCGTCGCTCGACGGCATCCTGCGCGCCAGCAGCGTGCTGTTGGCCGGCAAGACCTTCGTGGTCGGCGGCTACGGTCACTGCGGCCGCGGCGTCGCGATGCGCGCCAAGGGCATGGGGGCGAACGTCGTCGTCACCGAGGTCAAGCCGACCGCGGCGCTCAAGGCGGTGCTCGAGGGCTTCCGGGTCATGCCCATGGATGAAGCCGCCAAGATCGGCGACATCTTCATCACCGCCACCGGCATGAAGGACGTGATCGTCGGCCGCCACTTCGACGTGATGAAGGACGGTGCGCTGGTGTGCAACACCGGGCACTACGACTGCGAGATCAATCTCGAGGACCTCGCGCAGCGCGCCAAGGGCAAGCGCGAGATTCGCGCGAACAACGAGGAGTACACGCTCGCGGACGGCCGGCGCATCTACGTGCTCGGCCAGGGGCGTCTGATCAACCTCGCTGCGGCCGAGGGCCATCCATCAGAGGTGATGGACATGTCGTTCGCCAACCAGTACCTGGCGCTGTGCCGGCTCGCGCAGGGCAAGGAGAAGCTCGAAAACAAGGTGTACGAGCTGCCGCCCGAGCTGGATCAAGAACTGGCCGGGATCAAGCTGTCGACGATGGGCATCGCGATCGACCAGCTCACGCCCGAGCAGATCGCGTACGAGACGGACTACGCGGCGGGCACCTGA
- a CDS encoding serine/threonine protein kinase → MQAASPAPLSTGEREALVGQVLAGRYEITRQIGVGGMGAVYEARHTLIGKRVAVKVLLDKYANKEQVIARLEQEARLASSIGHPNIVDITDFGETADGRRFVVMEYLEGASLSRRLADEGPMPAPRIAHICVQIASALGAAHKKGIVHRDVKPDNVFLIARDDDPDVVKVVDFGISKALRPADDDGAASPRLTQTGMVLGTPLYMSPEQARGDEQLDHRIDIYALGVIMYELATGQVPFTGTNYLNIISQVLSQPPRPPREVRPDLDIPPALEAIILKALAKDPAERYQTMDELADDLRALAGGGPVQATRESMWALRRAGRSRTAAWVAAVAVIVAAMAVTAMALLGGDEPRPAAAVPAAAPDAAAERTRAAAAGAPDAAPPQPETVDIELRSRPPGATVWADGGQRMICSATPCTWRAVRKDAVVPLIFELDGYDDAEVRINPLVDTAPQVIRLVRARRGHRKKSLVRRRPPESPPEPGSGDAIDDTVGGELMGNPVRKRKGQ, encoded by the coding sequence ATGCAGGCGGCCTCGCCCGCCCCGCTGTCGACGGGCGAGCGCGAAGCGCTCGTCGGGCAGGTCCTCGCGGGCCGCTACGAGATCACGCGCCAGATCGGCGTCGGCGGGATGGGCGCGGTGTACGAGGCGCGCCACACGCTGATCGGCAAGCGCGTGGCCGTCAAGGTGCTGCTCGACAAGTACGCGAACAAGGAGCAGGTGATCGCGCGGCTCGAGCAGGAAGCGCGCCTCGCGTCTTCGATCGGCCACCCGAACATCGTCGACATCACCGACTTCGGCGAGACGGCCGACGGCAGACGGTTCGTCGTGATGGAGTACCTCGAGGGCGCGTCGCTGAGCCGGCGGCTGGCCGACGAGGGACCGATGCCGGCGCCGCGGATCGCGCACATCTGCGTGCAGATCGCGAGCGCGCTCGGGGCCGCGCACAAAAAGGGCATCGTCCACCGCGACGTCAAGCCGGACAACGTGTTCCTGATCGCGCGCGACGACGACCCGGACGTGGTCAAGGTCGTCGACTTCGGCATCTCGAAGGCGCTGCGGCCGGCCGACGACGACGGCGCGGCGTCGCCCCGACTCACGCAGACCGGGATGGTGCTGGGCACGCCGCTGTACATGTCGCCCGAGCAGGCGCGCGGCGACGAGCAGCTCGACCACCGGATCGACATCTACGCGCTCGGCGTCATCATGTACGAGCTGGCGACCGGCCAGGTGCCGTTTACCGGCACGAACTACCTCAACATCATCTCGCAGGTGCTGTCGCAGCCGCCGCGACCGCCGCGCGAAGTGCGGCCGGACCTCGACATTCCCCCCGCGCTCGAGGCGATCATCCTCAAGGCGCTCGCCAAGGATCCGGCCGAGAGGTACCAGACGATGGACGAGCTGGCCGACGACCTCCGGGCGCTGGCCGGCGGCGGTCCGGTCCAGGCGACGCGCGAGTCGATGTGGGCGCTGCGCCGCGCCGGCCGCTCGCGCACCGCGGCGTGGGTCGCGGCGGTCGCGGTGATCGTCGCGGCGATGGCGGTGACGGCGATGGCGCTGCTCGGCGGCGACGAGCCCCGGCCGGCGGCCGCCGTACCCGCGGCCGCACCGGATGCCGCGGCGGAGCGCACCCGGGCGGCGGCTGCCGGCGCCCCCGACGCGGCGCCGCCGCAGCCGGAAACGGTCGACATCGAGTTGCGGTCGCGGCCGCCCGGCGCGACCGTGTGGGCCGACGGCGGCCAGCGCATGATCTGCTCGGCGACGCCGTGTACGTGGCGCGCCGTCCGCAAGGACGCGGTCGTGCCGTTGATCTTCGAACTGGATGGCTACGACGACGCCGAGGTCCGCATCAACCCGCTGGTCGACACCGCGCCGCAGGTGATCCGCCTCGTGCGGGCCCGGCGCGGCCACCGCAAAAAGTCGCTGGTTCGCCGGCGCCCGCCGGAGTCGCCGCCGGAGCCGGGTAGCGGCGACGCGATCGACGACACGGTCGGCGGCGAGCTGATGGGCAACCCGGTGCGCAAGCGCAAGGGGCAATGA